A region of Schistosoma mansoni strain Puerto Rico chromosome 1, complete genome DNA encodes the following proteins:
- a CDS encoding adapter-related protein complex 1, beta subunit produces the protein MQGVAASVTDTLGNLKPWLQKVTAQSKPTDARYFTTTKKGEIFELKAELNSERREKKKEAVKKVIASMTVGKDVSALFPDVINCMQTDNLELKKLVYLYLMNYAKTQPDTAIMAVNTFVKDCDDPNPLIRALAVRTMGCIRVEKITAYLCDPLRKCLKDEDPYVRKTAAVCVAKLHDIDAQLVEDSGFLELLRDLLCDSNPMVVANAVASITEILEMTNSDSARSLLAFDGPVINKLLTALNECTEWGQVFILDAIADYTPGDDREAQSIIERVSPRLAHANAAVVLSTVKVIMKMLEMVDPASETASTVIRKLAPPLVTLLSAEPEIQYVALRNINLIVQKRRDILKQEIKVFFVKYNDPIYVKLEKLDIMIRLINQSNIGQVLAELKEYAKEVDVDFVRKAVRAIGRCAIKIESAAERCVSALIDLIQTKVNYVVQEAVVVIKDIFRKYPNKYESIISILCENLDTLDEPEARGSMIWIIGEYAERIDNADELLESFLDGFQDENTQVQLQLLTAIVKLFLKRPSDTQELVQTVLGLATQESDNPDLRDRGYIYWRLLSTDPAAAKEVVLAEKPLISEETDMLEPTLLDELICHLASLASVYHRPPSSFVEGRHVARRQLPARVNGVSSVSGANYGDSQQADVPAPTVIPTQETLIGDLLDIDLGSGPSTYDSTMHQFSRPPVPNTGYSSATPDLLGDGLDDLLPGVTKTHPSEEQKTQSGGASSSAADVLADIFGGIKMSDPSGDASAFVPPATVLLEAARGKGLEIRGTFARKAAQIFMELTLTNNALTPMSGFAIQFNKNSFGLVPTQALNVPTPLMPRQSVNVSLPLATTGPVMKMVPLMNLQVVFLTFSKINLLQRFHYFIR, from the exons ATGCAAGGTGTTGCAGCATCTGTTACTGATACTCTTGGAAATCTCAA ACCATGGCTTCAGAAAGTAACAGCTCAATCCAAACCCACTGATGCTCGGTACTTCACGACAACGAAAAAAG GTGAAATTTTTGAGCTGAAAGCTGAATTGAATAGTGAgcgaagagaaaaaaagaaggaGGCTGTTAAAAAGGTCATAGCCAGTATGACTGTAGGTAAAGACGTTAG TGCTTTGTTTCCAGATGTAATCAACTGTATGCAAACAGACAATTTGGAACTAAAAAAGCTAGTATACCTGTATCTTATGAATTATGCCAAAACACAGCCAGATACTGCAATAATGGCTGTGAATACCTTTGTAAAA GATTGCGATGATCCCAATCCACTTATCAGAGCGCTTGCTGTGCGAACAATGGGCTGCATACGTGTGGAGAAAATAACCGCCTATCTCTGTGACCCACTCCGTAAATGTCTTAAAGACGAAGATCCGTATGTCCGCAAGACAGCTGCAGTTTGTGTAGCAAAGCTGCATGATATAGATGCTCAGTTAGTGGAAGATAGTGGATTTTTAGAACTTTTGAGGGATTTGTTGTGTGACAGTAACCCCATGGTAGTCGCTAATGCTGTCGCATCAATAACTGAAATATTAGAGATGACAAATTCTGATTCTGCTAGGTCCCTACTCGCCTTCGACGGCCCAGTGATTAACAAACTCCTAACAGCTCTTAATGAATGCACTGA ATGGGGGCAAGTTTTTATACTTGATGCGATTGCAGATTATACACCTGGCGATGATCGTGAGGCACAAAGTATCATCGAACGCGTATCGCCGAGACTAGCACACGCAAACGCTGCTGTCGTCCTATCAACTGTTAAAGTCATTATGAAAATGTTGGAAATGGTTGATCCTGCTTCCGAAACTGCATCGACTGTGATTAGAAAGTTGGCGCCCCCACTAGTAACATTACTTTCTGCGGAACCGGAAATTCAGTATGTCGCTCTGCGCAATATTAACTTAATTGTTCAAAAGCGTAGAGATATTTTAAAGCAGGAGATAAAA GTATTTTTTGTCAAGTATAATGACCCGATCTATGTGAAACTTGAGAAACTAGATATAATGATACGTCTCATTAACCAGTCTAACATTGGTCAGGTGCTTGCTGAACTGAAGGAATACGCAAAAGAAGTTGACGTGGATTTTGTCCGAAAAGCTGTTCGTGCAATAGGGAGATGTGCTATCAAGATTGAATCTGCTGCGGAGCGTTGTGTGTCTGCCTTAATTGATCTTATCCAAACAAAAGTTAATTATGTCGTTCAGGAAGCAGTTGTAGTGATCAAG GACATATTTAGGAAGTATCCGAATAAATATGAGAGTATCATTTCCATCCTGTGCGAGAATCTTGATACATTAGACGAGCCTGAAGCACGTGGGTCAATGATTTGGATCATTGGGGAATATGCTGAAAGAATTGATAACGCTGATGAACTACTTGAATCTTTTCTAGACGGTTTTCAGGATGAAAACACTCAAGTGCAGTTACAGCTGTTAACTGCAATAGTAAAGCTATTTCTTAAAAGGCCGTCCGATACACAG GAACTTGTCCAAACTGTTCTTGGTTTGGCTACACAAGAGTCTGATAATCCAGATCTTCGTGATAGAGGTTATATCTATTGGCGTTTACTATCTACAGACCCAGCAGCTGCTAAAGAAGTTGTACTGGCAGAAAAACCACTTATTTCAGAGGAGACAGATATGCTTGAGCCAACGTTATTGGATGAACTCATTTGTCACTTAGCAAGCCTAGCTAGTGTTTATCACCGGCCACCAAGTTCTTTTGTCGAAGGTAGGCACGTAGCTCGGCGTCAACTTCCAGCACGCGTAAATGGGGTCTCCTCTGTGTCTGGAGCAAATTATGGTGATTCACAACAAGCAGATGTTCCAGCTCCTACAGTTATCCCAACTCAG GAAACATTAATTGGGGACCTATTAGATATTGATCTTGGAAGTGGACCATCTACATATGACTCAACGATGCATCAGTTTTCTCGTCCTCCTGTACCAAATACTGGATATAGTTCAGCGACCCCTGATCTTTTAGGTGATGGCTTAGACGATCTCTTGCCAGGTGTTACTAAAACTCATCCAAGTGAAGAACAGAAGACTCAGTCTGGAGgag cATCTTCGTCGGCTGCTGACGTGTTGGCAGATATTTTTGGAGGAATCAAAATGTCTGATCCTTCTGGTGATGCTAGCGCATTTGTGCCACCTGCAACTGTTTTACTGGAAGCTGCTCGTGGTAAAGGTCTCGAAATCCGTGGTACATTTGCTCGTAAGGCAGCACAGATTTTTATGGAGCTGACATTGACTAATAATGCACTAACTCCCATGTCTGGATTCGCTAtacaatttaataaaaatagCTTTGGCTTAGTTCCAACCCAAGCACTAAATGTCCCTACTCCTTTGATGCCTCGTCAATCTGTTAATGTATCCCTTCCGTTAGCGACTACTGGTCCTGTAATGAAGATGGTTCCACTTATGAATCTACAGGTGGTTTTTCTCACGTtttctaaaataaatttattacaacgatttcattattttataagGTAG